GTCCCCCAGCGTCGCAGCTGGGGCGATGGGGCACCCCCGTAACCCAGCCGGGCCTTGGGCCGGGGcaccggggctggggacagcggCTGTTCCCCCCCAGGAAAGTGCAGGGGTGCCAGGGGTGCCCCTCGCCTCCCACTGCAGTGAAGTGCCCGGGGGGGCAgcagctgtgccagctcctgccgtgctgtgccgtgctgtgccgcgctgtgccgcaCCGCGGGTCAGGTTCCCCTCCGCTCACGGTAACAGAGGTAACATTTACACGGTGGCAAGACTCATCTAATATTCATGGGGCGGTTATTAATTGATGGGGAGAGGCTGGCACAGGCACCCCCAACGATGCTCCTCCGGGCATGTGCCCGCTGCCCCCAAAATCTCTGGGGTGTCTCCTCCTCCGGGGAGCTGCCAATTGCTGCCgggtcccccccaccccggggccGGCGCTGGCGCTGGCGGGATTACCGGGCTAAGGAGCTTTGCGGCAGAGGGAAGCGGAGGAGATTACAAGATTTCTCATTAGGTCGGGGCTGAACGTGCGTAATTTCCCCCATGAGCCAAGCCCCTGCCCCGCTCCTTGCTGCTTCCCTGGGGGCACAGCCGGCgcgggcagcgggcagcaggcagcagccccggccccgaATCGGTGCTGTAGCACGGCCGGTTGGCATCCCTCCTTCGGCGGGAGATGCCAGGCTGGGTTTCACCTCAATCCGCTTAGCTCGGGCCAGGCGGAATTTGGGGGATGCGACACCGAGGGGGTCACCCCGTCCAGCTTCGGCAAACCACCGGGCTCTGCCCCCGGAGTCTTGTGTCTGGCGATGTGCACACGCTCCGGCCGGGAGAGCGTCGGGCTCGCACCGGCCTGCGAGGAGGGATGCTGCGCCACCGCGGCACGGCCGGAGGGAGACAAACGGCCCCTTcgcccccgggacccccgctGCGCCGTGAACCAGGGCCGGGCGGGAAGCGTTGCCCGCGGGGGATGCTCGGTGGGGGGGTCCCTTCGGGGGGCACCCGCTGCGGCGCTCCCCTTCCCGCCCCCCCACCTGCCCGGGCGCCGCTCGCTCGCTTCCTGAGCTCATCAAATATtgagggcaggagggctgccGGGAGCCGGCCCCACGCCCGCCGCCTCGCAGCCCCCCGCCGTCACGTTGGCAGAGCGGCGGCGCGGGAGGAGCTCCCCGCCTCACCGGGGGCGCCGGCTAAATTTAGGCAGCTGGCGCGGCTGCCCGCCGGAGCAGCATGCAGGTCTCCTTTGTGTGCTCCGAGCACAGCATCAAGAGCCGGAGCGCGGAGGACCGGCTGAACCGGCAGAATGCCGGCAGTCCCAGCCTCGGCACCCGCGGCAAGTTCCGGGCAGTGGCCATGGTGGCCCGCAGCCTGGGGCAGCTCTCGGTGCAGAACGCTCCCTCCTCCAGCGAGTCCAGCGTCAAGCAGCCGGGGATGAAATACCGGTAGGAGACGGGCACGCTGCTCGGGCGGCAGATCTGCTGCCTGCTCGGTGCTTTCTCTGTTCCTCACCGAGCTCCGGGCggtggggggggctctggggggccGGCTGTGCTGCACTCCCCCACTCCCTGGCTCGCGTCCTGCTCCGTAGGTTTCTGGGTGCTAAAAGTGCTGACCGTGCACCTCCGTCGCCTTCCTCGCTGTTCGCTCCTGTCCCCTCTCAGGGCGGCTTTGATCCAGCCTTGCGTAAAgccagcgggatggggggggagggacCCTAAAATTTGGGGTAGGATTAGTAGGATCCCCAGCGCCTGCCGAGCCGGGCAGGCTGCCGAGCGGGGAGGGTCTGAGAGTGGCGGTGCGCGTTAATCCGCGGGCTGCCATGGCATCAGTACGGCCCTGCCGGAGACTCGCCCCCCCGTGAAGCATGCGTGGAGCCGTAAGCCAGGATTTGGCCCTCGGCTGCCCATGGGGGGCTTGGAAATGAAGGGCGGTGTGTGCACGCTGTgccccccagccagcacccGCAGGGTTAATGCGGTCCACATCCCTGGCACCGGAGCAGAGCGCTGgggcttccccctccctccctcccccgggATGAGCGTGCACCCaggcgcggggctgggggctccccccGGGGATGAGCGTGCACGCCGCGGTCCAGCTGATAGCTGCTGCGTGCCCAGATGCGACCGGCGTTGGGCTGCGAAGCGCATCAGGCCGGCAGAGTGCTGGGATGAGTCCAGCCGTCACCCACCATCATCGTCCAAATCAGCCGAGTCCCCTCGTCAGGGCGCTGGGGTTCGGGGTGGCCCCatccagctctcaaatgctgaATCCTTGCAGCACCCCCCGGGCTTGGCGCTTGTGCCCCGCGGTCACGTCCCGATCCGGAGCAGCAGCATCGGGGGACCACCCTCTCCCGGGCGCTGGGTGaccagctcgggggtccccgcCAGCAGCTGCGGGGGGGAcggtggcacagggggatgctCCGTGCAAACGGGCGGGACAGGGAGGCCATGGGGCAGCGCCGGGGAACACTTGGCCTCCCCCAATATCTGCCAGCGTCTCCGTCAGGCGGCCACCCCACGGCCACAGCCTCTCCACGCCATGAAACGCTCTAAAAATAACGAGGGTTGGGGAGGAGCGCCCGCGCCTCCAGATGTTGGGCAATAACGCAGCGGCACGGAAGGACTCGGCTCAGCTCGCGATTCACCGCCGCCATCGGACCAcggctgctccctgcccagctccccgtGCCCATACCGGCGATGCCGGCGGTGACGGTGCCTCCCGGTTGCTACGCGACACCCGCGCGGGCGGGCTGCCGCGGCTCACCtacactttatttattttaacgTTCGTTCCTCAAGCCTTTGTCATTTTTAACGAGAAACTGGCTCTACATCACCGCGGTGAAGGCGTCTGCCAGCCCGGCCTCCTTCCCAAAAGCTGTTCCCTGGTTCCTTGTGCCGGCCAAATTTTCGGCGGTGCTCCGTTTCTCCAGGACCCGTCTCGGCTTCCCAGCACCCTCTCCTCATGCGAGCCTTGCGCTCCCCTGTGCCACGCTGCAGAGAACGGGCACAGCTCGTGCCGCATGTGGGACCCTCCGGGCCTGACCGCCGCTGTgccctctccccttctcctgccccatCCCCCTGCGCCCGCGGCGCTGTCGGGGGAGCCAGGCACCCCGGCCTCGTCACAGGGAGCCTTGTAGCCGGGTCACTGCCCGCTGCCGCTCCGATTACCCTGCCGGCTACAGCAGCAAATGGCATCAACTGCGCCGGGGCCGGCCGTGCCGCTGGTGAGCCACAGCGTGCCTGGACCAGGACGGCTTTTTAATCAGTCACGGGGGACCCTCGCTGCGGGATCGTCCcagatggggatggggacagggaccaggGACCACCACCgcacctcccagcccacacgGACAGGGCGCTCGGTGGCACGCGGATGCATGAGACGGCATTTTGGGGCTTTCTGGCGGCTTTCCTAACAGGTCTCTGTCTTCCAGGAACCTCGGGAAGTCTGGGCTGCGCGTGTCCTGCCTGGGCCTGGGTAAGTGCCGGGGTTTGCCGCGGCTCCTctgtcccacagctgctgccagcGCTCCCCGGCAAGGGCGGCACTCGCCTGCTCCAGCGACGCTTTGccaagggaaggaaagggtTTCCCTCCGGCCTGGCGGCGGTTTTGAGACGCGGCCCAGAAGttgtcaaattattttctctttttctcctccaacgTGATTGGAAGTGACCGGGCTGCGCTGGGAGCACCGTGCCGCACGTGGCGGGGCCAACCGTGGCCACCGCGTGCcggggctgtgccaggggagctggggtgggtggCCGGGGGCTCGGGGCAGCAGCGGTCGGTGCTCACCGTGCGTGCACCCTCTCTCCTCTGCAGGTACGTGGGTGACTTTCGGGGGGCAGATCACAGATGAGGTAAGGATCGCACCCCAAGCCAggcggggaggggatggggccGGCAAAGCCGCAGCGCTGGTCTCGGTGCACGTGGTATGCCAGAGCTCACCCCCTTCGCTGACCCTCCCCGCTCTCCCCTCGCAGATGGCGGAGCAGCTGATGACTTTAGCCTACGACAACGGCATTAATCTCTTCGACACGGCAGAAGTCTACGCCGCCGGCAAGTAGGTACCCTGCTTCGGCAGCAGCACGAGGGGCCTCACCGCATGCCCCAGCCTCCGGCACCTCCGAGCTGCAGCGGCGCTGGGAATCTCCCGGGTTTGCCGGCTGCAAAGCGGCTGCCAGGACGGGGCAGCGATGGCTTGCTCGCGGGGGGTGATGGCTCGTGCGGTCCCGCGCTGCCTGTGGCTGCCTGTGGCTGCCTGCACCATGGCCGCAGCAGCTGACCCCCCTTCTCTCGTAGGGCCGAAGTGGTGCTGGGGAACATCATCAAGAAAAAAGGGTGGAGGTAAGCCGGACTTCACTCCCGTGCGGCAGAGCCGGTCACCGTGGTGCCAATGGGCTGGGGAaagctggcagggagcgggcagggagcgggcagggcaCACGGGGCTTTGCAGGTGCCGTCAACGGTgactttctctttctccctgcaGACGGTCCAGCCTGGTGATCACCACCAAAATCTTCTGGGGAGGAAAGTAGGTAGCGCGCCCACCCCGTGGCAGAGCGGCCGGAGCACGCCAGGCTCTCACtcacctttccttttccagggCCGAGACGGAGAGGGGACTGTCCCGAAAGCACATCATAGAAGGTAGGGCTACTCGCTGGGCGCTGCCGGCCTCGGCACCAGGCTGTGCCGGCCCCGGCTGCCGTGCCCGCTGGCGGCACAGAGCCCAGCACTCCTGACGGTCCCGTCGGTGCGGCAGGTCTGAAGGCGTCACTGGAGCGGCTGCAGCTGGAGTACGTGGACGTGGTGTTCGCCAACCGGCCCGACCCCAACACGCCAATGGAAGGTGGGTGCTGCGCCGCGCTCCTCCCCGCCGCCTTTCATCACCGTCGTGGTTGGTTTGCGCCAGGCTTTCATTTCAAGGGCATTTTCCCTTCCCGAGCAGACCCCCCCCTCCTCCGCCACGGTCAGCCCACGCCACGgttctgcctctgctgccccCAGCCCGGCACCTGGGGCTGCGGCAGGGGTGGGTTGGTGGGGTGGCAGCTGGTCGTTGCCCCCATCCCAGTGAGCCGCTCGCTccgctctgccagcagcagccgaCTCCGCTCTCTCTCAATCTCTCTTTTATCACCAGGGGACCCATTTAGTTCCTCCAAGTCCAGGACTTTCATCGTAGAAGGTACTCCCTGCCCGCACTCTGCCCGCCAGCCGCTGCCTGTGTCCCAGCGGCATTTTCTGGGGCAGAACCCCCACTCCTCTGTGATTTCCATCCCTATCCCCCCGCCCCGAGCAAACCCTGCCGTAAAACGCacaggcggcagcagcagcacaatgAAACCACCCCCTGCCCCTTCGGACCATCTTGCAGTtgaaggggaagaaagcaaagagggtccccagcccccccgggcTCCTCACCACGGGGCACCCTTTGCAGCCGCGCTGGGCACCACGGCAGGGTCCCTCCTCGCCAGGGCAGCTGTGAGCACGCCGGGGCGCACACGCCAGCGCTGGCCAGACGAGCCTCGCGCCCCTCGctctccccgctgcccgccTTTGGCTGCAGGAGCGCCTTTGCTTGGCCCCAGCCCGCATGGCTCAGGGCCGGCTGCCCCCAGAGACCCCCGCGGCCCTCGCACAGGGTCCGGGgttccctccctctcctgggTCTCGGTGCATGGGCGATGCTTCGGGTCCCTCCCCCTGCGGCGGTGCCAAGCACAGTGCTGGTGCTGGTACCCCGTGGGGCCGGTGCCAGGAGCCTTGGGCTGCTCTCTGTGCCGGGAGAGCCAGCGGCACGTCAGGGTCAGCCGTGGCCCCCGGCCCACCCCGAGCGGCTGCTCCCTTGGTCCCCGTCCTGCTCCTCTGAAAGCATCCTCCGGACACAACCCAGCTCCCACCTCCCACCTCTGCCTCGGGGAGCGGGATGCTCGCCAGCCGTCGGTGCGGCGCGAGCCCCCTTCTGCTGGCGCGGCGCCCCGCTAACCCCCGCCTgctgctctccccttccctcccggcAGAGACGGTTCGAGCCATGACCCACGTCATCAACCAGGGGATGGCCATGTACTGGGGGACCTCGCGCTGGAGCTCCATGGAGATCATGGTAGGGGCCCGGGGGCAGCCGTGGCGGAGCAGCCCCAGTGCCGCCGGTGATGCTGATTTAATTAGACAGCAGCTGTCAGCAGCCAAGCGCTTGCAGATGCGCTTGagccttaattattttttgcgGCAGCTCTCGGGGCTCGGCCAGGGGGATCGGGGAGTGGTCGGCGGGggaatcgggggggggggggcggtggcggggcaCTGAGGGTCCTGGCTCTTTGGCAGGAGGCGTACTCGGTGGCCCGGCAGTTCAACCTGATCCCACCGATCTGCGAGCAGGCCGAGTACCACATGTTCCAGCGGGAGAAGGTGGAGGTGCAGCTCCCTGAGCTCTTCCACAAGATAGGTACAGCAGCGGGGGTCCCGCCCTggctcccccaaagcacagtgCTCCCCAAAGCCCGGCGGGGCTCACCCCACGTCCCTGGGGCTGGCCAGCCCCTGTGCCGTGGTCCccgggggagctggggggcagcAGGTCACAGCCCGCTGTGCTCTGCCCCAGGCGTCGGAGCCATGACCTGGTCCCCGCTGGCCTGCGGCATCGTCTCGGGGAAGTACGACGGGGGGATCCCCCCCTACTCCCGTGCCTCGCTGAAGGTGAgcccggccggggctggggcatCGGGACGGGAgcggggggagcagggcctgggggGTCCCCATGGGAGCAGGAGGTCCGGGAGTCACGACCCAGGGAGCCTGGGGATGCCCTGCCCGCGCAAAGTCCCGGTACACCCCGATCCCACCGTGACACCCCCTCCGAGCCCCCTCCCGTCCCCAGGGATACCAGTGGCTGAAGGACAAGATCCTGAGCGAGGAGGGCAGGCGGCAGCAGGCGAAGCTGAAGGAGCTGCAGGCCATCGCCGAGCGCCTGGGCTGCACCCTGCCCCAACTCGCCATCggtaaggggctggggggggggggccgggggggccacGGGGGACGCCGGGCCACGCTGaggctctgctctccctcctACCCCAGCCTGGTGCCTGCGCAACGAGGGTGTCAGCTCCGTCTTGCTGGGCGCCTCCAATGCCGACCAGCTGATGGAGAACATCGGAGCAATACAGGTCAGTGCTCCCCGCCTCGTCGGCAGCACGCCGGGGGAGGCATTGCTGCGGGGAAGCGAGCAGACCCTGCCCGTGCacgctgtgctgctgcagtccTGCAATGCACTGCGTTGGCAAAGGAGGTCGTGAACCTGGCCCGAAACAAAAATTACGGGTTTTCTTGATCCAAAGCTGAGCAGAGATGAGGCTGTGCTGGGCTaagaaggcagaggaggagccCAACCGAGGCTCCCCGTAACTGGGTCACTCAGCCGGCAAGCTGGGGCTTGTAGCATCAAGGTGGCGGGGCGGAGGCGGTGAGCGCGGCACGGCTGCGTGCCATTGGTGGCTGCATCCTCCCGCGTGCACCAGTGCCACGATCCCAACTCCCAACGGCACCCCCGTCCCCCGCAGGTCCTTCCGAAGCTGTCGTCTTCCATCGTCCACGAGATCGATAGCATCCTGGGCAACAAACCCTACAGCAAGAAGGACTACAGATCCTAAGCGCGCGCCCGAGCGCGCCGCCCACCGCGCAGCCCTCGCCGCCCGTTCGCTTGCTTACGCTTTGTTGGAGCAAAGTGGAGAGTGTGGTTTGCACCGCGAGCCCGACGCTGCGAGCGCCAAGAGCCAGCGCTcccgcccgccgctgccccggACCATCGTACCGCTTCCACCCGGCGTGGCTCTGGAGCACGGGGACGGCCGCTGGCGG
This DNA window, taken from Grus americana isolate bGruAme1 chromosome 21, bGruAme1.mat, whole genome shotgun sequence, encodes the following:
- the KCNAB2 gene encoding voltage-gated potassium channel subunit beta-2 isoform X1 — its product is MQVSFVCSEHSIKSRSAEDRLNRQNAGSPSLGTRGKFRAVAMVARSLGQLSVQNAPSSSESSVKQPGMKYRNLGKSGLRVSCLGLGTWVTFGGQITDEMAEQLMTLAYDNGINLFDTAEVYAAGKAEVVLGNIIKKKGWRRSSLVITTKIFWGGKAETERGLSRKHIIEGLKASLERLQLEYVDVVFANRPDPNTPMEETVRAMTHVINQGMAMYWGTSRWSSMEIMEAYSVARQFNLIPPICEQAEYHMFQREKVEVQLPELFHKIGVGAMTWSPLACGIVSGKYDGGIPPYSRASLKGYQWLKDKILSEEGRRQQAKLKELQAIAERLGCTLPQLAIAWCLRNEGVSSVLLGASNADQLMENIGAIQVLPKLSSSIVHEIDSILGNKPYSKKDYRS
- the KCNAB2 gene encoding voltage-gated potassium channel subunit beta-2 isoform X2 encodes the protein MYPESTTDSPARLSLRQTGSPGMIYSARYGSPKRQLQFYRNLGKSGLRVSCLGLGTWVTFGGQITDEMAEQLMTLAYDNGINLFDTAEVYAAGKAEVVLGNIIKKKGWRRSSLVITTKIFWGGKAETERGLSRKHIIEGLKASLERLQLEYVDVVFANRPDPNTPMEETVRAMTHVINQGMAMYWGTSRWSSMEIMEAYSVARQFNLIPPICEQAEYHMFQREKVEVQLPELFHKIGVGAMTWSPLACGIVSGKYDGGIPPYSRASLKGYQWLKDKILSEEGRRQQAKLKELQAIAERLGCTLPQLAIAWCLRNEGVSSVLLGASNADQLMENIGAIQVLPKLSSSIVHEIDSILGNKPYSKKDYRS
- the KCNAB2 gene encoding voltage-gated potassium channel subunit beta-2 isoform X3 — protein: MYPESTTDSPARLSLRQTGSPGMIYRNLGKSGLRVSCLGLGTWVTFGGQITDEMAEQLMTLAYDNGINLFDTAEVYAAGKAEVVLGNIIKKKGWRRSSLVITTKIFWGGKAETERGLSRKHIIEGLKASLERLQLEYVDVVFANRPDPNTPMEETVRAMTHVINQGMAMYWGTSRWSSMEIMEAYSVARQFNLIPPICEQAEYHMFQREKVEVQLPELFHKIGVGAMTWSPLACGIVSGKYDGGIPPYSRASLKGYQWLKDKILSEEGRRQQAKLKELQAIAERLGCTLPQLAIAWCLRNEGVSSVLLGASNADQLMENIGAIQVLPKLSSSIVHEIDSILGNKPYSKKDYRS